A region of the Pseudomonas anguilliseptica genome:
CAAGGTAGTAGCGGGCTACCTCAGAATCGACCGTGCTTTCTACCTGATTACCGAAGAAGGGCCCCTTAGGGAAACTCTGAAGAAGACTTCCTGATTTTGGCAAAATACCCGGATTCCACCCGTCGAGTTTTCCGATGAAGCAGATGACCTTCGCCGACGCCGAGTACGCAGGCAAGCGCAAGCAGACCCGCAAAGAGTTGTTCCTGATCGAGATGGATCGAGTAGTGCCGTGGGAAGGATTGGTCACCCTGATCGATCCGCACTACCCGAAGGGCGAAGGTGGCAGGCCCGCCTATGCGCTGATGGCGATGCTGCGTGTGCATCTGATGCAAAACTGGTTCGGTTACAGCGATCCGGCGATGGAGGAAACGCTGTACGAGACCACCATCCTGCGCCAGTTCGCCGGCTTAAGCCTGGAGCGCATTCCCGATGAAACCACCATCCTCAACTTCCGTCGCTTGCTGGAGAAACACGAGCTGGCTGCAGGCATCTTGGCCGTGATTAACGGCTACCTGGGCGACCGTGGTCTGTCACTGCGCCAGGGCACCATCGTCGATGCCACGTTGATCAATGCGCCGAGTTCGACCAAGAACAAGGACCGTAAGCGCGATCCGGAAATGCACCAAACAAAGAAGGGCAACCAGTACTACTTCGGCATGAAGGCGCACATCGGCGTGGATGACGAGTCGGGTCTGGTGCACAGCGTAGTAGGCACGGCAGCCAACGTGGCGGATGTCACCCAGGTAGACAAACTGCTGCACGGCGACGAAAACGTGGTGTGTACTGACGCAGGTTACACCGGTGTCGAAAAGCGTCCGGAGCATGAAGGTCGGAAGGTAATCTGGCAGGTGGCGGCACGCCGCAGCACCTACAGGAAGCTCGATAAGCGCAGCGGGTTATACAAAGCCAAGCGCAAGATCGAGAAGGCCAAAGCCCAAGTGCGCGCCAAGGTCGAGCATCCGTTTCGCGTGATCAAGCGCCAGTTCGGTTATGTGAAGACGCGCTTCCGTGGCCTGGCCAAAAACACCGCACAACTGGTAACGCTGTTCGCCCTGTCGAACCTGTGGATGGCCCGTCGACATTTGCTGACGAATGCAGGAGAGGTGCGCCTGTAATGTGGGAAATGACCGCTGCGAGGTGCTCGCGGCGGCCAGAAACACCGAAATGAGCGGATGACTTGATCGTTTTTGATCAGTTTTCCGCTTTCAAAATCAGCGGAGGCTGAAGTTGACCGGAAATACAGGGCTACTTCAGACCATCCTTAGCTGGAATTGACGCCGTTGGGCTACAGGCGACCAGTTGGCTTGACAGGACAGCAAGCAGAATGGCTCTAAACGATACTCTAATCATGCTATCCCTTTCGCCTAGTCGGCCTTGCGGGTTTTTTCTTCCAGTCGATTTTGACACGCTTCAAGTAGAGAGTGACTGCTTTAGCTATGCGTAGTAATCGTGCCGTCCGTCGCTTAGCAAACGCCATCAAGCTACGCCAAGGACCGTTTTAATTCTGTTTACAGGCATTTACCGAGACTGTCTCAAGGTCCGCTCTTGGCCGACTGCGGCCTATCGAGTATTTATCTACCAACCTGTCCAGCAACTGTCACGGCGAAGTGAAATCCAGGATCAGAGCGTTACCACGCGCAACTGCGCAGGCTTGGACATGGCGCCACTATTCGGCCGTCCCCCCACAATATCTGCCGCGACATAGCGATAAGCAGTTGGCGTGCTAAGCGAAGCGTGTAGAATCCCGCGCCCCAAAAATGCAGGAGACAACACGTTGGCTATTCACTACACCGCGTCCGCGGAAGATGTCGCATGTGGACGCACCGGCTCGAACCTGAGCAGCACCCAGGATGTCACTCAGGTTTCATGCAAGCTGTGCCTGCGCAGCGTTGAAAAAGGCACTGCCGAACCTGTCCGTAAAACCCCAAGTCTTGCTGAACTCAGAGCCGCCGCAAAAGCTGCAAAGGCCGCTGCCGCCGCAGCTGAGCTGGAAAAACCAACCACCACGCTGAAACCTCGCGCCGAATGGCAGCAACGCCTTGAGCAACTGCCGGGTAGAAACCGCATCCCGCGTGGGATGGCTCGGCAGGTATTTGTTTAAACACGGCAAACCTCGACCGATCACCATCGGCCGCGCTGCCTCACCAGCAACCTGTAGCGCCCACCTGGTCGGTTAACGTCAGCGTTGCGCGGCCTTATTGCTTCAAGGCCGCAGCAACTGCCTTGGCGGCATCCTCAATAGCGCGCTCATCGTAGGGCGCAAAACCCAGCACCAGCCCCGGTTCTCGGGGCTGCACGCAATAGCGCGCCAGCGGCAGGGTATCGATACCGGCAGCCTGCAGGCGGGCGAACGCAGCCTGTTCGTTGTCCATCTGCAGGTTGCAGGTGATATCCAGCCCAGCGCGGATCTCCGGCACCTCGATCAACCCCTGCCAATGCCGCTGCGCCGACTCTGCGAAAGCCTCGGCGCGTGCGGCGTAGACCTTGCGCATGCGCCGTACATGGCGGTCGAAATGCCCTTCATGGATAAAGTCGGCCAACACCGCTTGCGACAGGCCGTTGGCGTGGCGAGACATCAGCGCGGCGGCGCGGGTGAAACTCTCCAGCAGGTGCGCCGGCAATACCAGATAGGCCAGACGGATGGAGGGAAACAGCAGCTTGCTGAAGGTACCGGCGAGGATCACCGACTGCTCCGCCGCCGGCATCGAGCGCAATGCCGGAATCGGCTTGGCGATAAAGCGGTATTCGCTGTCGTAGTCGTCCTCAAAGATATAGCTGCCGTGCTGCGCCGCCCACTGCAGCAGGGCTAAACGCCGTGCGGGTGACAACTCACTGCCCAGCGGCGCCTGGCGTGACGGCGTGACATAGGCCAGCCGGGCATCGGGAGCCAAACGCACGCCTTCCTCCACCTGCATACCAAAGGCGTCGACCGGCACATCCACGCGCGTCACGCCCGACACATCGATCAGCTGCCGTGCGCCGGGGTAACCGGGGTCTTCCATCCACACCTGGGAATCGCCCGGTGCCAACAGGCGCAGGCACAGGTCGAGCCCCTGCTGCACGCTGTTGAGTACCAGAATGCGTTCGGCGGGCACCTGTACACCACGGGCAATGGCCAGGTAGCCGGCGATGGCTTCACGCAGCGCCGGCAAGCCGCCGGGTTCCGAGTCAAGCAGGATAGACATCCGCGAGGCGCGCAGCTGCTGGATATGCAGCTTGCGCCACAGGTCGACCGGGAACGCCTGAACATCGCCCCGATGCGGGAAGAACGGGCGCAACCCCAACGCCTGCGGACGCCGCGCAAATACTGGCGTAATCGCGTCCAAGCGTTCGACCCACGGCGTGGCCTGCGGCGTGCGCGGTGCCTCTTGCGTCGCCACGACCTTGCGCCGCACATAGCCGGCGTTAAGCGTGGCATCCGGCAGCACCTGGCAAACCCGCGTGCCGCTGCCGCTCTGCGCCTCAACATAGCCCTCGGACAACAGTTGCTGATAAGCCGCCTGGGCCGTGCCCCGCGCCAACTTGTAATGCTCGGCCAGCGCGCGCGTGCTGGGCAGCTTGCTGCCAGCCGGCAGGCGGCCGCCGAGAATGGCGCCGCGCAGCGCCTCATACAACCAACGCTGCAGGCTGACGCCCGGCTCAGGTGTGCCCAATGGCAGGAAGACCACCTGCGGAGGCAATTTTTCAGCGGGCATGGCCGCTCCAAAGTGGATCAATAAGTTCTGGCAAGAATGGCTCAATACCCTGATCCAAGCCAGAAGCAGAATCACTCCCGTCGTCAGCCAACAGCCTTTCTCTTCACTACGGGAACCTACCAACATGAAACAGCAAATCCTGATCATCGGTGCCGGCTTTGCCGGCATGTGGAGTGCACTCAGCGCCGTGCGCCTGCTCGATCAACAACAGCGCCTGGACATCGATGTCATCCTGCTTGCGCCCCAGGCAGAACTACGCGTGCGTCCACGCTTTTATGAACCCGACCTGGCCAGCACCGTTGCCCCGCTAGGCCCGCTGTTCGAGGCCGTGGGTGTGCGCTTCGTCCAGGGCAGTGCCAGGCAGATTGATGCCACGAGCAAGCGCGTCAGCTACCGCGACGCGTCGGGTGTCGAGGCCGAGTTGAACTATGACCGTCTGATCCTCGCGTCCGGCAGCCAGGTGGCGCACCCGCCACTGGAAGGTATCGAACGCTTTACCTTTGATGTCGACAGCCTGGAGTCGGCGCAGCGTCTCGACGTTCACCTGCAGGGACTGGCGCAGCAGCCGGAGAGCGCAGCACGCAACACCGTGGTGGTGGTCGGCGGCGGCTTCACCGGCATCGAAACCGCCAGCGAAATGCCGGCACGCCTGCGCGCCATCCTCGGCGACAAAACAGATGTTCGCGTGATCGTGGTGGATAGGGCCAAGCAGGTTGGCGCGGCCATGGGCGAGGCAATCGCCGAGGTCGTCGCCGCAGCCAGCGATAGCCTGGGCGTCACCTGGCGGCTCGGCAGCCCAGTGTCCAAGGTCACTGAGCACGGCGTACAGCTGGGCAACGGCGAACGCATTGCCGCCAGCACGGTGATCTTTGCCGTGGGGGTAAACGCCTCGCCACTAACCCGGCAGATCAACGGCGAACGCGACGCGCATGGCCGCCTGCACGTTGATTGCAACCTCAAGGTGCTCGGCCAGGACGCCATTTATGCCACCGGCGACACCGCCTATGCGGCCGTGGACGATCAGGGCAATCACGCCTTGATGACCTGCCAACACGCCATCGCTCTGGGTCGCTCAGCTGGCAACAACGCGGCGGCCGATCTGCTTGGTGTTGCGCCGATTGCCTATAGCCAGCCCAAGTACGTGACGTGCCTGGACCTGGGCGGCTGGGGCGCGGTGTTTACCGAAGGCTGGGAGCGCAAGGTGTTGCTGACCGGCCAGGAAGGCAAGGCGCTGAAAACCCAGATAAACACCCAGTGGATCTACCCGCCACAGGCTGATCGGGCAATAGCCCTGGCGGCGGCCGATCCGTTGATCCCCGTGGTTGCTTAATCCCTTCCCGCCAAGGCCTGGGCGACGCAGCCCGGTATTGGCGGGCGCACCGGCCTCCCAGTGAAAATGGCCATATCTGCTACCGCCCACGCCACAGTGGGCCTGGCCCTCGCGGCCAAACCAGTGCCGCGCGGTTGAAACAACAACCGGCAGGAGGACGCACAAGCGGTAACCGGACGCAGGAACAGAAAGCATCAATAGCCAATCCAGGAAAAGCCAGGCCTGCTTAACTGCAATACATCCTCGCACCGACAAGACTGTGCAGACCCTAGGCTAACTCGCTTCAGGAGCCGCTTATCTTGATGCCACCCCAACGGTTTCCCAACCTGCCCCTGGCGGTAAAAATCATCCTGCTTACCCTGGCCTATGTTCTGGCCGGCCGCCTGGCGTTGCTGTTGGCTATTCCGCCAGGCTTTGCCAGCGCCATTTTTCCACCCGTGGGCATTGCCCTGGCGGCTGTACTGATCTGGGGTTACCCACTGCTACTCGGAGTTTTTCTCGGCTCGCTGCTGCTTAATCTGAGTATTGGCTTTAGCAGCTTCGAGGCGCTCAACCTCAGGGGCCTGCTTATCGCCGCCGGCATCGCTCTGGGCACCTCGCTGCAAAGCCTGCTCGGCAGCTGGCTGATTCGCCGCCTTGTGGGCTTTCCCAACGCCCTGACCGATGAGCGCAGCATTTTTCGCCTGCTGCTGCTCGGCGGACCACTGGCCTGCCTGCTCAGCGCCTGTGTCGGTACGGGGGTGCTGTATGCCAGCGAGGTCATCAGTGCCACCGAACTGCCCTTCAGCTGGTGGACCTGGTGGGTAGGCGACAGCATCGGCGTACTGATCGCCACCCCACTGATGTTTATCGCCTTTGCCCAGCCGCGGGCGCTCTGGCGCAGCCGCGTCGGCAACGTGGGCCTGCCCTTGCTGATCAGTTGCGCGATCATGATGCTGATTTTTATCCGCTCCAGCGAAGCCGAACAAAACAACCTCAACCAGCGTTTCCACGAGCAGGCCAAGCTGATGAGCCTGACCCTGCAATCGCGCCTGGACCTTTACGCCAAGGCGGCGCAGTCGATCGAGCGCTTTTTCAGCGCCTCCCAGGAGGTTACGCGGGAGGAGTTCGCCCAGTTCGTCGCCAACCTGCCGCAAACCTATCCAGGCATTACCGCCCTGGGCTGGGATCGCCAGATTGCCGGCAGCGAGCGCGCTGACTACGAAGCGGCGCTCGCCGCGCAAGGCTTCCCCGGGGTGCGCATCAGCCAGCACGACGAGAGCGGCGTGCAGGTGCCTGCTGAGCCGCGCGACAGCTATGTGCCCATCACCTATGTCGAGCCCCTGGCCGATAACGCAAATATCCTCGGTTTTGACATCGCCAGCGACCCGCTGCGCCGGCGCGCTCTGGACCAGGCTCGCGATAGCGCCCAGGCCACCATGACCGCACCGATCAGCCTGGTGCAGGACGCCCAGGCGCAACCTGGGGTGCTGATCTTCTATCCGGTGTATCAGGGCGCCGAGCCACCCGCCCTGCAGCAGCGCGCCAGTGAGGTACG
Encoded here:
- a CDS encoding IS5 family transposase, which translates into the protein MKQMTFADAEYAGKRKQTRKELFLIEMDRVVPWEGLVTLIDPHYPKGEGGRPAYALMAMLRVHLMQNWFGYSDPAMEETLYETTILRQFAGLSLERIPDETTILNFRRLLEKHELAAGILAVINGYLGDRGLSLRQGTIVDATLINAPSSTKNKDRKRDPEMHQTKKGNQYYFGMKAHIGVDDESGLVHSVVGTAANVADVTQVDKLLHGDENVVCTDAGYTGVEKRPEHEGRKVIWQVAARRSTYRKLDKRSGLYKAKRKIEKAKAQVRAKVEHPFRVIKRQFGYVKTRFRGLAKNTAQLVTLFALSNLWMARRHLLTNAGEVRL
- a CDS encoding PLP-dependent aminotransferase family protein, yielding MPAEKLPPQVVFLPLGTPEPGVSLQRWLYEALRGAILGGRLPAGSKLPSTRALAEHYKLARGTAQAAYQQLLSEGYVEAQSGSGTRVCQVLPDATLNAGYVRRKVVATQEAPRTPQATPWVERLDAITPVFARRPQALGLRPFFPHRGDVQAFPVDLWRKLHIQQLRASRMSILLDSEPGGLPALREAIAGYLAIARGVQVPAERILVLNSVQQGLDLCLRLLAPGDSQVWMEDPGYPGARQLIDVSGVTRVDVPVDAFGMQVEEGVRLAPDARLAYVTPSRQAPLGSELSPARRLALLQWAAQHGSYIFEDDYDSEYRFIAKPIPALRSMPAAEQSVILAGTFSKLLFPSIRLAYLVLPAHLLESFTRAAALMSRHANGLSQAVLADFIHEGHFDRHVRRMRKVYAARAEAFAESAQRHWQGLIEVPEIRAGLDITCNLQMDNEQAAFARLQAAGIDTLPLARYCVQPREPGLVLGFAPYDERAIEDAAKAVAAALKQ
- a CDS encoding NAD(P)/FAD-dependent oxidoreductase, translated to MKQQILIIGAGFAGMWSALSAVRLLDQQQRLDIDVILLAPQAELRVRPRFYEPDLASTVAPLGPLFEAVGVRFVQGSARQIDATSKRVSYRDASGVEAELNYDRLILASGSQVAHPPLEGIERFTFDVDSLESAQRLDVHLQGLAQQPESAARNTVVVVGGGFTGIETASEMPARLRAILGDKTDVRVIVVDRAKQVGAAMGEAIAEVVAAASDSLGVTWRLGSPVSKVTEHGVQLGNGERIAASTVIFAVGVNASPLTRQINGERDAHGRLHVDCNLKVLGQDAIYATGDTAYAAVDDQGNHALMTCQHAIALGRSAGNNAAADLLGVAPIAYSQPKYVTCLDLGGWGAVFTEGWERKVLLTGQEGKALKTQINTQWIYPPQADRAIALAAADPLIPVVA